Proteins found in one Phocoena sinus isolate mPhoSin1 chromosome 19, mPhoSin1.pri, whole genome shotgun sequence genomic segment:
- the LRP3 gene encoding low-density lipoprotein receptor-related protein 3 isoform X1 produces the protein MEKRAAAGPDAAPGARAQLAVVCLVNIVLTGRLSSAVPALGEASTSQPPLLTAACSGKLEQHTERRGVIYSPAWPLNYPPGTNCSWYIQGDRGDMITISFRNFDVEESHQCSLDWLMLGPAAPPRQEAFRLCGSAIPPAFISARDHVWIFFHSDASSSGQAQGFRLSYIRGKLGQVSCQADEFRCDNGKCLPGPWQCNTVDECGDGSDEGNCSAPASEPPGSLCPGGTFPCSGARSTRCLPAERRCDGTQDCGDGSDEAGCPDLACGRRLGSFYGSFASPDLFGAARGPSDLHCTWLVDTQDPRRVLLQLELRLGYDDYVQVYEGLGERGDRLLQTLSYRSNHRPVSLEAAQGRLTVAYHARARSAGHGFNATYQVKGYCLPWEQPCGSSREGDVDDTGEQGCFSEPQRCDGWWHCASGRDEQGCPACPPDQYPCEGGSGLCYTPADRCNNQKSCPDGADEKNCFSCQPGTFHCGTNLCIFETWRCDGQEDCQDGSDEHGCLAAVPRKVITAALIGSLVCGLLLVIALGCAFKLYSLRTQEYRAFETQMTRLEAEFVRREAPPSYGQLIAQGLIPPVEDFPVYSASQASVLQNLRTAMRRQMRRHASRRGPSRRRLGRLWNRLFHRPRAPRGQIPLLTAARTSQTVLGDGLLQPAPGAGLDPPAPLTDTGSAGAAGEGPPGAPSHAPEVGPSVPPPSGLRDPEARPVHKDRKAGRDPLVDNPAPVDMPRESCSAQGPHPPAPTAGSTLGPHPPEPLGVCRSPLPPCSPTLEASDDEALLVC, from the exons ATGGAGAAGCGGGCAGCCGCGGGGCCGGATGCGGCGCCGGGCGCCCGGGCGCAGCTCGCCGTCGTCTGCCTGG TGAACATTGTTCTCACCGGGCGGCTCAGCAGCGCCGTTCCTGCCTTAG GTGAGGCTAGCACCTCTCAGCCTCCTCTCCTGACAGCCGCCTGCAGCGGGAAGCTGGAGCAGCACACGGAACGACGCGGTGTCATCTacagcccagcctggcccctcAACTACCCACCGGGTACCAACTGCAGCTGGTACATCCAGGGTGACCGTGGGGACATGATCACCATCAG CTTCCGCAACTTTGACGTGGAGGAATCCCACCAGTGCTCCCTGGACTGGCTCATGCTGGGCCCAGCGGCCCCGCCCCGCCAGGAGGCCTTCCGGCTCTGCGGCTCCGCCATCCCGCCTGCCTTCATCTCTGCCCGGGACCACGTTTGGATCTTCTTCCACTCGGACGCCTCCAGTTCTGGCCAGGCCCAGGGCTTCCGTCTCTCATACATCCGAG GGAAGCTGGGCCAGGTTTCCTGCCAGGCTGACGAGTTCCGCTGTGACAACGGCAAGTGCTTGCCGGGCCCGTGGCAGTGCAACACCGTGGACGAGTGCGGCGACGGCTCTGATGAGGGCAATTGCTCGGCGCCTGCCTCCGAGCCGCCGGGCAGCCTGTGCCCCGGGGGCACCTTCCCCTGCAGCGGGGCGCGCTCCACACGCTGCCTGCCCGCCGAGCGGCGCTGCGACGGCACTCAGGACTGCGGCGATGGCTCCGACGAGGCTGGCTGCCCCGACCTGGCCTGCGGCCGGCGCCTGGGCAGCTTCTATGGCTCCTTCGCCTCCCCAGACCTGTTCGGCGCAGCCCGTGGGCCCTCGGACCTTCACTGCACGTGGCTGGTGGACACACAGGACCCACGGCGTGTGCTGCTGCAGCTGGAACTGCGGCTGGGCTACGACGACTACGTGCAGGTGTACGAGGGCCTGGGCGAGCGTGGGGACCGCCTGCTGCAGACGCTCTCCTACCGCAGCAACCACCGGCCCGTGAGCCTCGAGGCCGCCCAGGGCCGCCTCACCGTGGCCTACCACGCCCGTGCCCGCAGCGCCGGCCACGGCTTCAACGCCACCTACCAGGTGAAGGGCTATTGCCTTCCGTGGGAGCAGCCGTGCGGGAGCAGCCGCGAGGGCGACGTGGACGACACGGGCGAGCAGGGCTGCTTCTCGGAGCCGCAGCGCTGCGACGGCTGGTGGCACTGCGCCAGCGGCCGGGACGAGCAGGGCTGCCCCGCCTGCCCCCCCGACCAGTACCCCTGTGAGGGTGGCAGCGGCCTCTGTTACACGCCGGCCGACCGCTGCAACAATCAGAAAAGCTGCCCTGATGGCGCCGACGAGAAGAACTGCTTCTCCTGCCAGCCGGGCACCTTCCACTGTGGCACCAACCTGTGCATCTTCGAGACGTGGCGCTGTGACGGCCAGGAGGACTGCCAGGACGGCAGCGACGAGCACGGCTGCCTGGCGGCCGTGCCCCGCAAGGTCATCACCGCTGCGCTCATCGGCAGCCTGGTCTGCGGCCTGCTACTCGTCATTGCCCTGGGCTGCGCCTTCAAGCTCTACTCCCTGCGCACGCAGGAGTACAG GGCCTTTGAGACCCAGATGACACGCCTGGAGGCTGAGTTTGTGCGGCGAGAGGCGCCCCCGTCCTATGGGCAGCTCATTGCACAGGGCCTCATTCCACCTGTGGAGGACTTTCCCGTCTACAGTGCGTCACAG GCCTCGGTGCTACAGAACCTTCGCACGGCCATGCGGCGACAGATGCGCCGGCACGCCTCCCGCCGCGGGCCCTCCCGCCGCCGCCTCGGCCGCCTCTGGAACCGGCTCTTTCACCGGCCGCGGGCACCGCGCGGACAGATCCCGCTGCTGACGGCTGCGCGCACCTCACAGACGGTGCTGGGCGATGGGCTCCTCCAGCCGGCACCGGGGGCTGGCCTAGACCCCCCGGCACCCCTAACAGACACAGGCAGCGCAGGGGCAGCCGGGGAGGGGCCCCCCGGCGCCCCTAGCCACGCACCGGAGGTGGGGCCTTCTGTGCCACCCCCCTCGGGCCTGCGGGACCCAGAGGCCAGGCCAGTGCACAAGGACAGAAAGGCCGGCAGGGACCCTCTGGTGGACAACCCAGCCCCTGTGGACATGCCTCGGGAGTCCTGCTCGGCCCAGGGCCCTCACCCCCCGGCCCCCACTGCCGGCAGCACCCTAGGCCCCCACCCACCAGAGCCACTGGGTGTCTGCAGGAGCCCCCTGCCACCCTGCTCCCCAACGTTGGAGGCCAGTGACGACGAGGCCCTGCTGGTCTGCTGA
- the LRP3 gene encoding low-density lipoprotein receptor-related protein 3 isoform X2, which translates to MEKRAAAGPDAAPGARAQLAVVCLVNIVLTGRLSSAVPALAACSGKLEQHTERRGVIYSPAWPLNYPPGTNCSWYIQGDRGDMITISFRNFDVEESHQCSLDWLMLGPAAPPRQEAFRLCGSAIPPAFISARDHVWIFFHSDASSSGQAQGFRLSYIRGKLGQVSCQADEFRCDNGKCLPGPWQCNTVDECGDGSDEGNCSAPASEPPGSLCPGGTFPCSGARSTRCLPAERRCDGTQDCGDGSDEAGCPDLACGRRLGSFYGSFASPDLFGAARGPSDLHCTWLVDTQDPRRVLLQLELRLGYDDYVQVYEGLGERGDRLLQTLSYRSNHRPVSLEAAQGRLTVAYHARARSAGHGFNATYQVKGYCLPWEQPCGSSREGDVDDTGEQGCFSEPQRCDGWWHCASGRDEQGCPACPPDQYPCEGGSGLCYTPADRCNNQKSCPDGADEKNCFSCQPGTFHCGTNLCIFETWRCDGQEDCQDGSDEHGCLAAVPRKVITAALIGSLVCGLLLVIALGCAFKLYSLRTQEYRAFETQMTRLEAEFVRREAPPSYGQLIAQGLIPPVEDFPVYSASQASVLQNLRTAMRRQMRRHASRRGPSRRRLGRLWNRLFHRPRAPRGQIPLLTAARTSQTVLGDGLLQPAPGAGLDPPAPLTDTGSAGAAGEGPPGAPSHAPEVGPSVPPPSGLRDPEARPVHKDRKAGRDPLVDNPAPVDMPRESCSAQGPHPPAPTAGSTLGPHPPEPLGVCRSPLPPCSPTLEASDDEALLVC; encoded by the exons ATGGAGAAGCGGGCAGCCGCGGGGCCGGATGCGGCGCCGGGCGCCCGGGCGCAGCTCGCCGTCGTCTGCCTGG TGAACATTGTTCTCACCGGGCGGCTCAGCAGCGCCGTTCCTGCCTTAG CCGCCTGCAGCGGGAAGCTGGAGCAGCACACGGAACGACGCGGTGTCATCTacagcccagcctggcccctcAACTACCCACCGGGTACCAACTGCAGCTGGTACATCCAGGGTGACCGTGGGGACATGATCACCATCAG CTTCCGCAACTTTGACGTGGAGGAATCCCACCAGTGCTCCCTGGACTGGCTCATGCTGGGCCCAGCGGCCCCGCCCCGCCAGGAGGCCTTCCGGCTCTGCGGCTCCGCCATCCCGCCTGCCTTCATCTCTGCCCGGGACCACGTTTGGATCTTCTTCCACTCGGACGCCTCCAGTTCTGGCCAGGCCCAGGGCTTCCGTCTCTCATACATCCGAG GGAAGCTGGGCCAGGTTTCCTGCCAGGCTGACGAGTTCCGCTGTGACAACGGCAAGTGCTTGCCGGGCCCGTGGCAGTGCAACACCGTGGACGAGTGCGGCGACGGCTCTGATGAGGGCAATTGCTCGGCGCCTGCCTCCGAGCCGCCGGGCAGCCTGTGCCCCGGGGGCACCTTCCCCTGCAGCGGGGCGCGCTCCACACGCTGCCTGCCCGCCGAGCGGCGCTGCGACGGCACTCAGGACTGCGGCGATGGCTCCGACGAGGCTGGCTGCCCCGACCTGGCCTGCGGCCGGCGCCTGGGCAGCTTCTATGGCTCCTTCGCCTCCCCAGACCTGTTCGGCGCAGCCCGTGGGCCCTCGGACCTTCACTGCACGTGGCTGGTGGACACACAGGACCCACGGCGTGTGCTGCTGCAGCTGGAACTGCGGCTGGGCTACGACGACTACGTGCAGGTGTACGAGGGCCTGGGCGAGCGTGGGGACCGCCTGCTGCAGACGCTCTCCTACCGCAGCAACCACCGGCCCGTGAGCCTCGAGGCCGCCCAGGGCCGCCTCACCGTGGCCTACCACGCCCGTGCCCGCAGCGCCGGCCACGGCTTCAACGCCACCTACCAGGTGAAGGGCTATTGCCTTCCGTGGGAGCAGCCGTGCGGGAGCAGCCGCGAGGGCGACGTGGACGACACGGGCGAGCAGGGCTGCTTCTCGGAGCCGCAGCGCTGCGACGGCTGGTGGCACTGCGCCAGCGGCCGGGACGAGCAGGGCTGCCCCGCCTGCCCCCCCGACCAGTACCCCTGTGAGGGTGGCAGCGGCCTCTGTTACACGCCGGCCGACCGCTGCAACAATCAGAAAAGCTGCCCTGATGGCGCCGACGAGAAGAACTGCTTCTCCTGCCAGCCGGGCACCTTCCACTGTGGCACCAACCTGTGCATCTTCGAGACGTGGCGCTGTGACGGCCAGGAGGACTGCCAGGACGGCAGCGACGAGCACGGCTGCCTGGCGGCCGTGCCCCGCAAGGTCATCACCGCTGCGCTCATCGGCAGCCTGGTCTGCGGCCTGCTACTCGTCATTGCCCTGGGCTGCGCCTTCAAGCTCTACTCCCTGCGCACGCAGGAGTACAG GGCCTTTGAGACCCAGATGACACGCCTGGAGGCTGAGTTTGTGCGGCGAGAGGCGCCCCCGTCCTATGGGCAGCTCATTGCACAGGGCCTCATTCCACCTGTGGAGGACTTTCCCGTCTACAGTGCGTCACAG GCCTCGGTGCTACAGAACCTTCGCACGGCCATGCGGCGACAGATGCGCCGGCACGCCTCCCGCCGCGGGCCCTCCCGCCGCCGCCTCGGCCGCCTCTGGAACCGGCTCTTTCACCGGCCGCGGGCACCGCGCGGACAGATCCCGCTGCTGACGGCTGCGCGCACCTCACAGACGGTGCTGGGCGATGGGCTCCTCCAGCCGGCACCGGGGGCTGGCCTAGACCCCCCGGCACCCCTAACAGACACAGGCAGCGCAGGGGCAGCCGGGGAGGGGCCCCCCGGCGCCCCTAGCCACGCACCGGAGGTGGGGCCTTCTGTGCCACCCCCCTCGGGCCTGCGGGACCCAGAGGCCAGGCCAGTGCACAAGGACAGAAAGGCCGGCAGGGACCCTCTGGTGGACAACCCAGCCCCTGTGGACATGCCTCGGGAGTCCTGCTCGGCCCAGGGCCCTCACCCCCCGGCCCCCACTGCCGGCAGCACCCTAGGCCCCCACCCACCAGAGCCACTGGGTGTCTGCAGGAGCCCCCTGCCACCCTGCTCCCCAACGTTGGAGGCCAGTGACGACGAGGCCCTGCTGGTCTGCTGA